From one Mytilus edulis chromosome 1, xbMytEdul2.2, whole genome shotgun sequence genomic stretch:
- the LOC139520369 gene encoding uncharacterized protein, whose protein sequence is MATSGKSTSIRKAQVPVSCYFCKGQEILWKCEDCNVRMCNSCKESVHQGLQSAQDHDIVSIQDISKSSPVSSVVISSVFKSYTTSLPAVNTLLCSDDDLLYFKFNQKTSDKHQFVKGKRLESSIKILQTLKRKIFDFAIKKDGEILLIEHRDHKIQILSPAGEVKTVLDTFPMLPLAIHINKDKEVLVGLREQGPPHPAQDFSVRQVIIFGSDYQRRVTLEVDKKGNKLFSYAARILTDSRNVVYVIDRFDTDHNGRIIAVDRHGRLRFTYDGQDDLETFQPEGFTITASDNVVVADRGNDAIHVINLKGDLLGLQLIFKDLGITRPYCVCFDTEGYLLIGSGKGKNEDCGKIHVAKMTDSLI, encoded by the coding sequence ATGGCGACTTCAGGGAAATCCACAAGTATAAGAAAAGCACAAGTGCCAGTTTCATGCTATTTTTGCAAAGGTCAAGAAATACTGTGGAAATGTGAAGATTGCAATGTTCGTATGTGTAACTCCTGTAAAGAAAGTGTCCATCAAGGACTTCAATCTGCACAAGATCATGACATTGTGTCTATTCAGGATATCAGCAAATCATCACCAGTATCGTCTGTAGTTATTTCATCCGTTTTCAAATCATACACAACTTCTCTACCTGCTGTTAATACTTTACTTTGTTCGGATGACGATTTGTTATACTTTAAATTTAATCAGAAAACGTCTGACAAACATCAATTTGTGAAAGGGAAACGTTTAGAATCATCAATAAAGATATTACAGACGTTGAAGAGAAAAATATTTGACTTTGCAATAAAAAAAGACGGTGAAATACTTTTGATTGAACATCGTGAccacaaaatacaaattttatccCCCGCGGGTGAAGTAAAAACTGTTTTAGACACTTTTCCGATGCTGCCTTTGGCGATACATATAAACAAAGACAAGGAAGTATTAGTTGGATTACGAGAACAAGGACCACCTCATCCAGCCCAGGATTTTTCGGTCAGACAGGTAATAATTTTCGGTAGTGATTATCAGCGGAGAGTAACATTAGAAGTTgacaaaaaaggaaataaattgTTCAGTTATGCAGCACGCATTCTCACTGATTCTAGAAATGTTGTCTATGTTATTGATCGTTTTGACACTGACCACAATGGTAGAATAATAGCTGTGGATAGACATGGTCGCTTAAGGTTTACCTACGACGGGCAAGACGATTTAGAAACATTTCAACCAGAGGGATTTACTATTACGGCAAGTGATAACGTTGTAGTTGCAGACAGGGGAAACGATGCTATACATGTTATAAACTTGAAAGGAGATCTACTTGGGTTGCAATTAATTTTCAAAGACTTGGGCATAACCAGGCCATATTGTGTATGCTTTGACACAGAAGGATATTTATTAATTGGAAGTGGTAAAGGCAAAAATGAGGACTGCGGAAAAATTCATGTCGCCAAAATGACAGACAGTCTGATCTAA